In one Pseudomonas fitomaticsae genomic region, the following are encoded:
- a CDS encoding TetR/AcrR family transcriptional regulator: MNDKKAQTRERILKAASAALIQRGPAEPSVGEVMGAAGLTVGGFYAHFESKDAMMLEAFKQLLGRRRDLIADMDSELTGEERRALVAAFYLSRKHRDSSDSACPIPASIGELGRLPEAFRIALNEHLELMIAQLAATPEDTDKALADVALMVGGLALARALGPGDLSDRLLRAAKSAVR, translated from the coding sequence ATGAACGACAAGAAAGCTCAAACCCGCGAACGCATTCTCAAGGCCGCCAGTGCTGCACTGATCCAACGCGGCCCGGCTGAACCGAGCGTGGGTGAAGTGATGGGGGCAGCCGGCCTGACCGTCGGTGGCTTCTACGCACACTTCGAAAGCAAGGACGCAATGATGCTTGAGGCGTTCAAGCAATTGCTCGGTCGCCGACGTGACCTGATTGCTGACATGGACAGTGAGCTGACCGGTGAAGAGCGCCGCGCACTGGTGGCTGCGTTCTACTTGTCGCGCAAGCATCGCGATTCCAGCGATTCGGCCTGTCCGATTCCGGCCTCCATCGGCGAGTTGGGCCGCTTGCCAGAAGCGTTCCGGATCGCGTTGAACGAACACCTGGAATTGATGATTGCGCAGTTGGCCGCAACGCCGGAAGACACCGATAAAGCGTTGGCCGACGTGGCCTTGATGGTGGGTGGTCTGGCGCTCGCGAGGGCGTTGGGGCCTGGGGATTTATCCGATCGATTGCTGCGCGCCGCCAAGTCGGCGGTGCGTTGA
- a CDS encoding alpha/beta fold hydrolase — MSTLKWVRGVNGTLGWFAPKLVASKMRLAFMTPRANTPRDWELPLLAKSERITLRFGLSALRWGQGPTVLLMHGWEGRPTQFAALITALVEAGYTVVALDGPAHGRSPGREANVVLFARAMLEAAAELPPLQAVIGHSMGGASAMLAVQLGLRTETLVSIAAPARILGVLRGFARYVGMPPRARSAFIRQVEQDVGMRAATLDVAHYQLDMPGLIVHAEDDNFVSVKESQLIHESWFDSRLLRLEAGGHQRVLADPRVIDGVLSLLAGRSLQARQSA; from the coding sequence ATGAGCACGTTGAAGTGGGTTCGCGGCGTTAATGGCACCTTGGGCTGGTTCGCACCGAAACTGGTAGCGAGCAAAATGCGGCTGGCGTTCATGACGCCGCGCGCGAATACACCGCGGGACTGGGAATTGCCGCTGCTGGCAAAATCCGAGCGTATCACCTTGCGCTTCGGCCTTTCGGCCCTGCGGTGGGGGCAAGGCCCGACGGTTTTGCTGATGCACGGCTGGGAAGGGCGGCCCACCCAGTTTGCCGCGTTGATCACGGCGCTGGTGGAAGCAGGCTACACCGTTGTCGCGCTGGATGGCCCCGCCCACGGCCGCTCGCCAGGGCGCGAAGCCAATGTGGTGTTGTTCGCTCGTGCGATGCTCGAAGCCGCTGCCGAATTGCCGCCGCTGCAAGCGGTCATCGGCCATTCCATGGGCGGTGCCAGCGCCATGCTCGCAGTGCAATTGGGTTTGCGCACCGAAACTCTGGTGAGCATCGCCGCTCCAGCGCGGATTCTCGGGGTGTTGCGCGGTTTTGCCCGTTACGTCGGCATGCCGCCCAGAGCTCGTTCTGCGTTCATTCGCCAGGTCGAGCAGGACGTCGGGATGCGCGCCGCCACCCTCGATGTCGCCCACTATCAACTGGATATGCCAGGCCTGATCGTGCATGCCGAAGACGACAACTTCGTCTCGGTCAAGGAATCCCAGCTGATCCACGAATCCTGGTTCGACAGTCGCTTGCTGCGCCTGGAAGCCGGCGGCCATCAGCGCGTACTGGCCGACCCTCGGGTAATTGATGGCGTGTTATCACTGCTGGCCGGGCGCAGCCTTCAGGCGCGGCAATCGGCGTAG